Within the Desulforhopalus sp. genome, the region CTGGTGACAAACGTGATCTTTTTTTTATCGAGATCGCCATACCAACTATAGTCGGTAAAGCCCCGATCATAGACAACACAAGCCCCGGCCGGAAGGCTGAGAGTTCGCGTCCAGTCTATTTCATGTTTTTTACCGACGGTCATGTCCATGAATACCGGGAGATGGCCTTCGGCATCAAGACCGAAATGGAGCTTACCCACACCCTTAGCCTGTCGAAAGGTTGCCCAAAGGAAGACAGCGATGCAAAGTTTGATGGTTGTGGCATCAAGGAGGTAAATTTTACCCTTGAATTTGAACTGGTGCTTGGGGGCACGCCACTGGCATTTCTGCAACTGCTGGAAAAATATTTCTTTGTAAATGTCGTAGGGCTGCCTGTCATTGACTCGGGCAAGTGTGGCTCTGCTGGTTGTTTTCATACCCAGGTGATAGATCCGCTTGCCCTGCGCGCCTATATTGCCAACCAGATCACGTAAACTCTTCCTGCCTGTCAGTTGCGCAATCATCATGGCTCAGAACTGACTCCAACGATTATAGGAGCGGAACTTTTGTCCTCGATGATGTTCGTTGGCCAGTTTTTCAAAATCATATCTCGGGAAAAATGCGGCAAGTTGATTGAGTATTGTGTTACAATATGCCATGGCTCGGATCTCCTTGTATTTATATGTTATTTCGCAATTTCATTATAACACAAGAAGCTCTCCGGGCCTTTAATTATTGGTATTCCCTCGTAAATTTATGAGACAGCAGTGAAGAAAAAAAGGGCAATTAGTATATGTGCAGTTTTCATTTTTCTTTGAACATAACAAGGGATTCACTAGTTTCTATGAAACCAGCATTCCCAAAAGTAACAACAATTCCAATCAGAAAGTTGAACTGTTTGGAGACCGACGAAATTGCTCCATCAATGTTCATGTAACCTCCTAAAAGTCCATATAAATATGTTTACGAACTAAAGGCAAGATGTTAGTTGCCTCTTTCTGACAAGCACGCAAAAATAGCTGGTTCTACGTCATAATGAAGAATCCATGATTGCTGTCCCGGAAGGCATGAGAAGGCAATTTGCAGATTGTTTGGTTCGGAGTGCCATTCCTGCCGGCAGGCAGAGTGATTATAAGAAATAGTTTCGGTATTACTAAGATATGTGTGGAAAATATGGATTTGAAATCAATCTCTCAGAAATTCTTCAACCATTTATTGAAAAACTGAAGGAGAAGCATCAATCGGAAAGGCAACTGCAGGAGGCCAGAGCGTCGATCATACTGTTCGTTGACAGTATTAAGAATACCAGCCAATCTGCCAGTTTGCTTCAGGGTCAACCTTACCCCAGAAATAGTCCCATACTGTTTACTGAGGAGTTTGCCGGTGCGAGGCGAAATTCGTGAGAAAGGTTGTATCCCTTTATGATGGATAATATTTCCTTTAATCCCTTACCGGGATTCTCGCCCTGCTTTATTACGGAAACGGGGCAGCCTGGGCCTCTCGGTTAAACCGTGATTGCAAGTCTTGCCAGAGGCTCAAGTGCTCTGGCCCTCCCAAAAGATACGAGCCTTGTTTTTTTGCCAGCCAGAGCTCCCGGGCGTTAAAACTATAGACCGGAATGAGGTCCGGTCTTTGCCAGGCAAAAAGAATCACGCTGACCAGATTATCCAAGACAAGGGGCTCGGTAGTCGGGTCGGAATAGTAGCTCAAGACCATATGCGACTGGTTGAGTTTCAGAGATTTGACATAGGTGAGACGCATCCTTTGATCAGGGATTTCAAGCATGCGCAGGGTAAAATACTTGGCAGTTGCAAAATCCTCGCAGTCTCCACCGTTGCTTATCAACATTTCCTGGGGGGGTGGCCCAATAATCGTCTTTTCCCCAGTGGATCCGGTCATCGACGAATTCCAGTTGATTGAAGAAATTATTGACCGATTCCAGTTTCTCCATTTCCGGGGAGTCGCGCTTTTCTTTTATTAAGGCGTACCAATCGGCAAGCCGCTGTCGGCCCGGATCGAGCTCGACCACTTCTGGTACATATACAGCTACTTTGTGCTTTGCCCCGCAGCCGCTTATAACCAGTGAAGCGGCGATCAGCAGAACGATGGCGACGAAGCGGGGGAAGAAATCCGGCCTGCCCATGTGCAATACCTGCGGTTCTGTTTATCCGGCATGTGCATATTCCGATAGAAGAAGCGGATAAGAGAAATCTAACCACCATCTGCCAATTTTCCAAAAATGAAATGAGTTCCGCTCTTTCTAACCCCATGAATACAGAAAAACTCCGTGTTTGTTTAGTTCGGGGGATGGACCTCGCGTTGCCTGGAAAAAAAGCGACATGCTCCCCAAGGTTTTGGTCACTGGCTCGCTAGCGGTTTCCTCTCAGTTTCTTGATACATAAACTGCATAAACGCCTTAACCCGTGCGGTAAAGCGAATGTCAGGATGGGTCAGAATCCACAGATGATGGTTGCACTCTGCCGGCAGTTGCATGACTTCGATCATGTCGGGGTCAGACTCGGCGACATAATGCGGCATGACCGTCAGCCCCAGTCCCTGACGGGCCATATGGTACAGACCGGTCAGTTTGTCACTGCAGGCTGCAATATTCTTTTCATCGACATGCCTTCTCAGCCATTTGTTGGCTGGCATTCCCGCGAGCGATTCGTTCGGCAGAAGGAAACGATGCCGGTCGAAGTCAGCGACCGTCTGCGGCGTTCCGTGTTCCTCCAGGTAGGATTTGGCACCATAGAGTCGGACATAGATCGGCGCTAGCGTTTTGCCGACCATATAGTCAGGCTGGGTATTGACCGCCGGCATAACGATATCCGCCTCCCTTTTGCTCAAGTTGGTGTAACGGGTATTGATGTCCAGATCGATGATGATGTCCGGATACAGTTTCTTGAAGCGAGCGATGTAGGGAGGCAGCCAGTAATAGCCGATGGTATCCGTGGTTGAGATCTTCAAATAGCCGCTGAGATGCACATCCTTGCCCTCGATGAGGCGCTGTATGGCATTCATCTGTTCCTCGACCTGCTGGACGCGGTCGAGAATATCCTCTCCGGCCCTGGTTAGCTTGTAACCCGATTTCAACCGTTCAAAGAGACGTACGCTCAGCCGTTCCTCGAGGCCATTGATTCGCCTGAATACCGACGAATAATTGACACCCAGTTCCGCCGCCGCAGCCTTCATATTGCCGCAGGCAGCGAC harbors:
- a CDS encoding LysR family transcriptional regulator, with the protein product MHTEHGWDDFLYFLKVAACGNMKAAAAELGVNYSSVFRRINGLEERLSVRLFERLKSGYKLTRAGEDILDRVQQVEEQMNAIQRLIEGKDVHLSGYLKISTTDTIGYYWLPPYIARFKKLYPDIIIDLDINTRYTNLSKREADIVMPAVNTQPDYMVGKTLAPIYVRLYGAKSYLEEHGTPQTVADFDRHRFLLPNESLAGMPANKWLRRHVDEKNIAACSDKLTGLYHMARQGLGLTVMPHYVAESDPDMIEVMQLPAECNHHLWILTHPDIRFTARVKAFMQFMYQETERKPLASQ